AACTTTAATGCTACCTTCTACAATATATATAATTTCAATATCTTCATGCCAATGATGGGGCGTACTCATATATCCATCATTAAAAAACAGTCTAAAAGGAAAATCCGGTTCCAATACAGTTTTTTCAAGGCTCCCCTGCATAGTCTCCTCCAAAAATTTTTATTATAATTCCATTTTAGTACTCTTTTTAACTGATTCATAGATATTGCATATAATTTCTTGAGTTTTTATTGCTTACTTACCTGTAATATCAAGCTGTATTCCTAAATTTAAGGCATCATACCAATTTTTTGAGATATTCTATCCCCAAAGATAAACCTTTCTTCACCTTTTCTTCGCTGCCTTCATAAAGTGGATCTTCATGTTCAATACTTATGACATCATCGTAACCTATTTCTCTTAATTCATTTACAAAGTTCTTCCAATCAATCTGTCCAAGACCCGGCATTCTATATCTCCAGTAGCCAGAATCTTCAAAGCTAAAATTTAGCTGTTTATTATATACACCATAGGCTTTTAATCTGTCTTCAAACACTTCAGCATCCTTTGCATGAGTATGGAATATTCTATCCTTAAATTCTTTAATGGGACTGATATAATCCATAAGCATTGAATGTAGATGAGATGGATCATAATTTAACCCAAAGTTCTTATTTGGAACTCTTTTAAATATTTCTCGCCATAGTTCAGGTGAATAAGATATGGTTCCTGGTATTCCTTTAATTTGCCAGCCAGGCATTGCGCAGTTTTCAATTATTACTTTTATTCCCCTATCCTCAGCATACTTAACTAAATCACTAAACACTACCTGAAATTCATCAAGGTTTTCCTCTATAGTTTTATCTATATCTCTTCCAATAAAAGTTCCCACTGCTGGAACTCCAAGCAGCACTGCAGCATCAACACATTTTTTAAAATGATTATTTATCTTATTTCTTTTATTTATGTCATGATCTAAATTGTTATCATAGTAAGCTAGTGAAGAAATTGTCAGCCCATATTCTCTAAAATATTCCTTGATTTCCTCAGCTTCTTTTTGAGTAAAATTGTCTACGTCTATGTCACAGCTTGAATAGTCTCTGCTATTAGATGCTGGCCAGCAGGCAATTTCAAGTGACTTAAATCCTTGTTCACTTGCCCATTTTGCTTTCTCCTTAAGTGGTATACTTCCAAGACTTACTGTTAACAAACCAATATACATATTAAAACACTCCCCCCATTAATTTTTTAAATTTTTATAACCTATTTCTGCTGATTTTCTTATTGCGCTCTTGAAATCCGCAGCTCTTTTATCATTTATACTGTATAATTGCAGTCCTATTGATAAGCACATAAAAATACATTTTCTCTATATTCTAATTATTCAGGTAAACTGGTTCTCCACTTTTAGCTGATTCGTATAATCTGCTGAACTTCTCTCCATTTATTCTAAGACCCTCTACCATATCTGCTCCACCTTCTATTCCGCAAAGAGATGTTTGAGCTTCTCCAACATCCAGGCTATTTATTGCCCAACTGGATTCCAGAACTATAGTTGCTCCATTTTCCATAGAAGTTGGGAGTATTACGGATGGTAGTCATCGGATAAAAATCAAAAGCTTTAAAACTTTAATTTATTCTTAACGTTTACATATATAATTGTATAATAGAAATTATTTAATTACTTCTCATGAATTGCTCACTTATTCTCAAATATTGTTGTTTTTAGATATCTAAAACAACTTTAAGCAGCATTGCAAAAACTTCAATGCTGCTTAAAGTTGTTAGTACTGGACTTACAGTACGGTATTTCTTATTTAGGACAAGTTTTTATGGCTTACTTTCAATAAATTAATTCCTTGAGCCATCTGCTTAATATGTCTAATAGAATCGCTTAAATGTAAATCGATGTTATTCAAGGTTCTACCATCGTCTTCCTTTTTAATTTCGGAATAATTGCGGGATTTGATTGAGTGCAGTATGCTTTTTAAAACGCCAATCTCTGATAGAAAATGATCTCTTTCACTATCTGGAATATCATAAAAATGGAATATCATAAATACATGGATTATTTCTATGCGAAATGCCCTGCAGCTAGGAAGAATGATATTGTCAATGGGTTCCTTGTCAATAACCTGTTGATCCTGTGCAAGGCCTTGAATACTATCAGTGGTAAGCTGTACCTCCAGCAGAAGTTCATTAACATACTGACTGTTCTCAGCTTTTAAAAGTACTTTTTCCAATTCATCAGCTATATTCTGATAACTTTCCATTAGTTCTCTTTTCCTATAGCTTAGCGCATGGTGCTTTTCAGTCCGCAGCAGAACTTTACCGATAATCCATACCATTAATGCGGAAGCAATTACGATGACCAGACGTATACCCAGAGCTCTCCACATACTCATTTGAAAGGGCATCATACTAACAATTGCTATCTGAGTTGCAAACACCATACTTATAAACTGGCTGCTACTAGACAAAAGCATCCATATACTGACAAATAAAACCAAAACAAGGCGGATACGGTTTGGAATAAATTCTGTGATGGATAGGAATACAAGTAGTCCCACAGCTGTTCCTCCCACACGATTCAATGCACTTTTGGTTTCCTCATGGTGAAACTCGCAAGTAATCATATAAACAAGTAGTGGTAACCAAAAACTTCTGGAAAAGGGAAGCTTATAAGAAATTGTAAAGCTTATGCCATTTAGAATAGCCGCCTTTAATGCGAATCTTCCCCTGCAAGATTGCAAGCTAAAATGTTTTTTCAATTGGTTCAATTTAAAGTCTATTCCTTTTGCAGAATCTATTTTTTTACTGTGGAGTTTCTTGCAGTAAGACAATTCATCTGCAAGACGCTCTATTATGATTTTAAACTCTTCTTCAAGCTTCATATGCTGTAAGTGGTGTGTTTCCAAAAAATCCATCAGTTTTTCTGAAAGAATCTTAAAATTATCTTTTTCATTATTATTTTCTGCTGCATTTGAAAATATTACGCCCAATTCTCTAAAGTACACTGCATCTTCGCTTTTGTAATAAAATCTAGACTGATTTGCAATCTGCTCAATCTGTTCCAGGCAAAGCATCACATGAAACAAATAAGTCTGACCTTCATTTAAGACACCATACTGCTTAGCTACATCATTATAAATCTCCTTTGAAAAATCAACCGACAATTTAGACAGTTCCTTGTGATTTCTCCCTGTGGCATTGTCCTCCTTAAATTCCCAAAGCTGCTTAGAAAGTTCTCTAAAGCCCTGTATAACAAATCGATCGCTAGTTGGAATTTTCACCTTCTGTTTTATTATAAATATAAAAAGACTTACCATTGCAAAACTAAAGGCAAATGTCATAAGTCGCTCTGGTATCATGGAGAACTTGTATGGTATCATCTGCGCCAAGATAAACATACCTCCAACGATAAAGTAATTTTTAGGCAAAATTTCATCTTCAAATACATATATAAATACAAACATAGCAACAAAATTCAGTAATATGCAGGATACATAGTTCATACTGGCAAATGTGCCAAGCATGCCTGAAATAAACATAACCAGATAACTTCTCAAATATGATTTTATGGACAAACGAGATTTTATCATAGTACCTGCATAAAGTACCAATCCAACAGCAATAATGGCATTTGCAGCTCCGCCAATCATATTACCTACTACAAACATAATCATTCCCAATATCACAAAGGGTAAAGTTGTAATCCCTCGTTTGCACCATGTGTAACACACTTTTTTCATTCCGTTCAATTTCTGTTCCAAGTTAGATCCCTGCTCCTTTCATTTCACAATTAAGGTTTTATATTTTACAATAAGTTGCTAATCTTTTTCCCATTTGGAAAGCTTTTTCACAATCTATAGGAAATTGTTCCGCTTTTATTTGTGCTTTGTGTTGCTCATCATATCTAGAAGCGTCATATTTGTTATAATCGTCAAACTGATAGGTATCTGTAACAATTAAAGATTCATTTGTGCCATTGAGCAACTGCATATATCTTTTATGCATATCAAATATATATTGATAGCCAGATGCATCTACAGCTATTTGAGGCACATTCATTGTATAAATAAAGCCCGCATTTATTTTTCCCTGGAAATTGCTATAATCTTCCTTGCTATACGAAATATTCATGAATATAAGACGCTCTAAAAATGAGCTCATTTCCCCTGTCACATTGCCTAGATAGATTGGTGAGCCTAGCAGCAGTACGTCGCTGGTGATTACTTTCTCCAGTACCTCTGTGAGATCATCACGCACAGCACAGTGACCAACGAACTTACTGTCTTTTCGTTTACAGGCAAAACAGCTGATACATCCCTTATAATTTAAATTGTAAAGATTTATCATCTCGGTTTCTGCTCCCACAGATTTTGCTCCATCTAACGTCCGCTTTAATAAGGTGGCTGTATTCCACTCCTTTCGCGGACTTCCATTAACAGCTATCGCTTTCATTAAAATACCTCCTATTTATTTACTTTCTTCTTTTAATCTGTTAAACTTAGTATAACATGCAGATACAAAATATAAAGTACGCACATTTTTGTGCCCTAAGGAAATGATAGCAATGAGTACTAAAAACTTATATGATGGTTCCTGTAGAATTATTAATTCACTAAACATTATCAGCGGCAAATGGAAACTACCTATTTTATGTAAACTATCTCCTGGCAATATTCGCTATAATGAGCTAAAACGT
This genomic window from Clostridium pasteurianum DSM 525 = ATCC 6013 contains:
- a CDS encoding sugar phosphate isomerase/epimerase family protein, which translates into the protein MYIGLLTVSLGSIPLKEKAKWASEQGFKSLEIACWPASNSRDYSSCDIDVDNFTQKEAEEIKEYFREYGLTISSLAYYDNNLDHDINKRNKINNHFKKCVDAAVLLGVPAVGTFIGRDIDKTIEENLDEFQVVFSDLVKYAEDRGIKVIIENCAMPGWQIKGIPGTISYSPELWREIFKRVPNKNFGLNYDPSHLHSMLMDYISPIKEFKDRIFHTHAKDAEVFEDRLKAYGVYNKQLNFSFEDSGYWRYRMPGLGQIDWKNFVNELREIGYDDVISIEHEDPLYEGSEEKVKKGLSLGIEYLKKLV
- a CDS encoding FUSC family protein; amino-acid sequence: MEQKLNGMKKVCYTWCKRGITTLPFVILGMIMFVVGNMIGGAANAIIAVGLVLYAGTMIKSRLSIKSYLRSYLVMFISGMLGTFASMNYVSCILLNFVAMFVFIYVFEDEILPKNYFIVGGMFILAQMIPYKFSMIPERLMTFAFSFAMVSLFIFIIKQKVKIPTSDRFVIQGFRELSKQLWEFKEDNATGRNHKELSKLSVDFSKEIYNDVAKQYGVLNEGQTYLFHVMLCLEQIEQIANQSRFYYKSEDAVYFRELGVIFSNAAENNNEKDNFKILSEKLMDFLETHHLQHMKLEEEFKIIIERLADELSYCKKLHSKKIDSAKGIDFKLNQLKKHFSLQSCRGRFALKAAILNGISFTISYKLPFSRSFWLPLLVYMITCEFHHEETKSALNRVGGTAVGLLVFLSITEFIPNRIRLVLVLFVSIWMLLSSSSQFISMVFATQIAIVSMMPFQMSMWRALGIRLVIVIASALMVWIIGKVLLRTEKHHALSYRKRELMESYQNIADELEKVLLKAENSQYVNELLLEVQLTTDSIQGLAQDQQVIDKEPIDNIILPSCRAFRIEIIHVFMIFHFYDIPDSERDHFLSEIGVLKSILHSIKSRNYSEIKKEDDGRTLNNIDLHLSDSIRHIKQMAQGINLLKVSHKNLS
- a CDS encoding flavodoxin family protein translates to MKAIAVNGSPRKEWNTATLLKRTLDGAKSVGAETEMINLYNLNYKGCISCFACKRKDSKFVGHCAVRDDLTEVLEKVITSDVLLLGSPIYLGNVTGEMSSFLERLIFMNISYSKEDYSNFQGKINAGFIYTMNVPQIAVDASGYQYIFDMHKRYMQLLNGTNESLIVTDTYQFDDYNKYDASRYDEQHKAQIKAEQFPIDCEKAFQMGKRLATYCKI